CCACGCGCTCGACGGCAACATCCATTTTGTCTTCTCGCAATCATTTAACACGCCTGCGGACGTGAAGCGCTATGCCCGGCTGACGGAAGAGATTACTCAGTTGATCGCCGTTCGGTTTGAGGGGTCACTAAAGGCCGAACACGGTACCGGGCGCGCCATGGCGCCGTTTGTCGAGTTGGAATGGGGCAAGGACGCTTATGCCCTCATGTTGCGGATCAAGGCGATCTTCGATCCGAAGGGGATACTGAGCCCGGGCGTCGTCATTTCGGATAACCCGGAAATCTACCTGAAGGCCTTGAAGGCGCTGCCATCGGCGGATCCCTTGATCGACAAATGCATAGAGTGCGGCTTTTGCGAACCCGTCTGTCCGTCTCGCGCGATAACGGCAACGCCGCGACAGCGAATTGTCGCCACGCGCGCCATGGTGAATGGAACGGCCGCGACAGGCGAATTCGGAGCCCGTTACGATTATGCCGCCGTGGACACGTGTGCCGGCGATGGTCTCTGCGCGAGATCCTGCCCGGTCGGGATCGACACGGGTGAGTTGATGCGGTCCCGCCGACAGGACCGCCGCGGCGGCGCAAGCCAGAAACTCGCCTCGGCTGTGGAAGAGCATCTGGCGCTCGTCATCACGGGGGCAAAGGCCGCGCTCGGGAGTGCCGATATGGCCCACAGGATGCTCGGGTCGGACGGCATGGCAAACCTGACGGGACAATTGCGCAGGCTTTCCGGCGGCCGGCTGCCGCAATGGACCCCTTATCTCCCGACCGCCGCCACGAAAGCTCCGACGGCTTTGGACGCCGGCGCGCGCAACAGGCCGCGCATCGTGCTGTTCTCGAGTTGCGTCAACAGTACCATGGGGCCGGCGCGGAATGCTCCCGACCAGAGACCGCTCTGGCAGGTCATGCGATCGCTCCTAGACCGGGCCGGCTATGATGTCGCTCTGGTGACGTCGTCCGAAGGGCTCTGTTGCGGCATGCCGTTTCAAAGCAAGGGCTTTCCCGTTCAGGCCGATAAGAGCGCTCGCTCGCTGGAGGCGCGGCTTCTTGAGGCCAGCAGGGGTGGCGGGGATCCCGTCGTCTCCGATACCAGCCCCTGCACCGGACAGATGGCGAAGCAATTCTCGCGCGTTCGACCTCTTGATGTGACCGAGGCGCTGGCAACGCTCGTACTTCCGAAGCTGGAAATCCGCCGCAAGGCGGAAAGCATCGCGCTTCATGCGACCTGCAGCACGCGGAAGCTGGGGCAGGACCAGATGCTTGCGACATTGGCTGCAGCCTGTGCCGAGGAGGTCGTGATTCCACAGGAGATCGAATGCTGCGGCTTTGCAGGCGATAAAGGGTTCGACAGACCGGAGCTCAATGCCAGTGCGCTTCGCACACTTCGAACCCAGCTGCCGGAGCGCTGCAATGTCGGATACTCAACCAGCAGGACGTGTGAAATCGGTCTGTCAACGCATTCCGGCAGGCACTACCAGTCGATCGCCTATCTGCTCGATTGGGCCAGTTCCGATGCGACAAGCGGAAATTGACAAATACAAGCTGTGCGGTCGCACGGACATCAGCAGAGTATCTGAACGCAACTCTTCGACAGGATTAGTGATGAAGACGATCAAGGGGCCGGGTTTGTTCCTGGCGCAGTTTGCGGGGGACGCGGCGCCGTTCAACTCGTGGGAATCGATCACGAAGTGGGCGGCCGACAGTGGATATAAGGGCGTGCAGGTCCCGACTTGGGATGGGCGGCTGTTCGATCTGGAAAAGGCCGCGAGTTCCAGGATCTATTGCGACGAGATTGTCGGCGTCGCGAAAGAGAACGGTGTCGTCATCACCGAGCTTTCGACCCATCTCCAGGGCCAGCTCGTCGCCGTGAATCCGGCTTATGACGAAGCCTTTGACGGCTTTGCGGTCGAAAGCGTGCGGGGCAATCCGAAAGCCCGGCAGCAATGGGCGGTCGATCAGGTGAAGAAGGCGCTGACGGCGTCTAAGAACCTCGGACTCACCGAGATGGCGTCCTTCTCCGGCGCGCTGTGCTGGCCCTATTTCTATCCCTGGCCGCAGCGGCCGGCGGGGCTCGCCGAGACGGCCTTCGATGAGCTGGCGCGCCGCTGGCAGCCGATTCTCGACCATGCGGAAGAATGCGGCGTAGATGTCTGCTACGAGGTCCATCCCGGCGAAGACCTCCACGATGGCGTCACGTTCGAGATATTCCTTGAGCGCGTGAAGAACCATGCCCGCGCCAACATGCTCTACGACCCGTCGCATTATGTCCTGCAATGCCTGGACTATATCGACCACATCGACATCTATCACGAGCGGATCAAGATGGTCCACGTCAAGGATGCCGAGTTCAATCCGACCGGGCGGCAGGGCGTCTATGGCGGCTATCAGTCCTGGGTGAACAGGGCCGGGCGCTTCCGCTCGCCGGGTGACGGGCAGGTGGATTTCGGCGCGATCTTCTCCAAGCTCACGGCCTATGATTTCTCTGGCTGGGCCGTCGTTGAGTGGGAATGCTGCCTGAAGCATCCCGAAGACGGCGCGCGCGCGGGAGCGGAGTTCGTCAAGAACCACATCATCCGTGTCACCGAAAAGGCCTTTGACGATTTCGCCGACGGCGGGACCGACGAGGCGGCCAACCGGGGCATGCTCGGCATCGCGTAACGAGAGAAATCGAAGGAGAGAAACATGGCCATCGAAGCCACGACGGAAACCCGTGCGCCGCGCATCCGGCTCGGCATGGTGGGCGGCGGCTCGGGGGCGTTCATCGGCGCGGTGCATCGAATCGCAGCCCGCATCGACGATCACTACGACCTCGTGGCGGGGGCTCTTTCCTCGACACCGGAAAAGTCGCGCCAGTCGGGCGCGGAACTAGGGCTTCACCCCTCACGCATCTATGACGACTTCAAGTCGATGGCGATCCGCGAGGCGCGGCTGAAGGACGGGATCGAGGCGGTGGCCATTGTCACGCCCAATCATATGCACTACCCGGCAGCGATCGAGTTCCTGAAACGCGGTATTCACGTCATCTGCGACAAGCCGCTGACCTCGAACCTTGCTGATGCCAAGAAGCTCGTGAAGGCGGCGGAATTCTCCGACGCGCTCTTCATCCTGACGCACAACTATTCGGGCTATCCAATGGTCCGGCAGGCGCGCGAAATGGTGGAGCGCGGCGATCTTGGCGAGATCCGTCTGATTCAGATGGAATATCCGCAGGATTGGCTCGCCGAACCCATTGAACAGACGGGCAACAAACAGGCCGAATGGCGGGCCGATCCGGAACGCTCCGGTGTCGGCGGGTCGACGGGCGATATCGGTACGCATGCCTATCAGCTCGGTTGCTTCATCTCAGGCCTTGAGCTCGACGAACTGGCGGCGGATGTGCACACCTTCGTTCAGGGTCGCCAACTCGATGACAATGCGCATGTCATGCTCCGCTTCAAGGGTGGTGCTAAAGGCATGCTCTGGTGCAGTCAGGTCGCGTCCGGCAGCGAGAATGCGTTGAAGGTCCGCGTCTATGGCACCAAGGGCGGGCTCGAATGGGAGCAGGAGAACCCGAATTATCTCTGGTACACGACGCTCGGCGAGCCAAAGCGGCTGCTGACGCGCGGCGGGGCTGGCGCCATGAATGTCGCGGCGCGTGTCTCGCGCACACCCGGCGGGCATCCGGAAGGATACCTCGAAGGTTTCGCCACGATCTATTCGGAAGCGGCCCGGGCCATTCAGGCCAAGCGCGACGGCAAGACGGTCGATCCTGCCGTGCTCTATCCGACCGTCGAGGATGGGCTGCGGGGCGTGACCTTCGTCACCGCCTGCATCAACTCCTCTAAGCGCAATGGCGCCTGGGTCAAAGTCTGACACCCAGACCGCTATTTGGGCAGGCCAGCCGGTTCCACTTGAATGGCGCCGTTTCGTGGTTCAGTCATCGTCCGGCCGAATAGATGCCAATGAATACCACGGCGTAGATGCTGTAATGGGCCGGGCGCTCCTCTGGTAGCCATGAAGATGGTTGTCCCTCAGAGTGACGATGTTGAAACGGGATCGGATTGTCGGCCCAAGCGTCAAGCGAGGGACACCCATGGAGTATTATGCAGGAATCGACGTCTCGTTGAAAGAAAGCAGCGTGTGCGTGGTCGACGCGACGGGAAAGTTGGTTCCGCGAGGTCAAGCGACGCTACGGCTGGGCGCTGAAGCGCGGTCATGGGCGATGGTGCGGAAACGAACCTCCCGCAATCGTCTACGTGTTTACTGAAACGCGCGCTGCCTATAACGCCGTCGAAACCCTTGAGGGATTTAGCGGGCATCTGCATGTCGGTGGCTATGCGGGATACAACCCCTTAACAAATAAAGTCCGCCCCGAAGGCCCGGTTGGGCTGATTTATTGCTGGGCTCATGTTCGCCGCCGTTTTGAAAGAGTGATCGAAAAAGACGGCTCGAGAGTAGCAAAAGCGATCAAAAAGATGATCGATGACCCTAACAATATCGAAAAAGACTATATCGGCCAATCAGCAGCTGCCCGAATCGAGGCAAGACCGAAAAATGCAAACCTCTCGTCGACAGGATTTTCCGAAAGTGCGAAAGTCTAGTCCACCAGATTCCGGGAGAAGTCCAATCTTCGCAAAGAAATCAATTATAATTTTAACCTTCGCGAAGGCCTGAAAAATTTCTCGAGAATGGACGCTTCGACTTTGACAATAACCTAGTCGAGGATTCCATCCGAAAAATAGCAATCGGTCGCAACAACTTCATGTTTTCCGGTTCTATCAAGAGCGTAGAGGTTAGGTTGGCAATGACCTCGATCTGCGAGACCTGCCGGTTAAATCACGTATCTCCAGAGCTCTATTTTGGCTGGGTGCGTGGCAGCATCAACGAGGATGTTATCAAATTACTTGAGCAGGATACCTTGTCAAAAAAGCACGAGCGAGAATTATTAAGATTCTTCCGTGGAATTGCCCCGTGGGGCGCTAGTAATCGGAATCTCAGACCGATCTTTCACCTGGCCGCCTTTGGGCGGTCGATCGTCGGTTCGACGGACGACGCTTAAGCCTGCCTTAAGGTTCCGGAACGAGCACACGTCAAACGCATTGAAGCAGGTGCTCTCGTGATCGGGTTCGCGATTATGTCCGGACATACCATAATGGCAGGTTCGCCAGGCCGTAATTTTGCAAAATGGCCCGGCGGAGTGGCCTTTTGCCGGCTGTGTCGCGTGGCTCTGACCTTCTTGACCACAGCCGTTCTTGCGAGCTGCGCGGTATTGGAAGAACGATACGCCCCGGCAACGCTTTCTAGCAGCGATACCAGACGCGCGCCGGAAACCGGGTTTTATGTTCCCGCGATTGCCCGTGCTTCCGTCAAAACAGTCGATCGCCGCCGGTCCGTGGCGTTCGAAACCACGGAAGACGTCGGAACGGTCGTGGTCGATATGGCCGCCGGTTCCCTCTATCTGGTGACAGGCGAGGGACGCGCAATGCGTTATCGCATCGAACCGCTTGAGCTCAAAGGTGCGGCGGACGGATCTGCGCGCGCTGAAAACTGGGCGGTGGGTGACCTGCAGCCGGCGCGCGGCAGCATGATCAGAATGAAAAATCCAGGAGACGCGGAAGACCTGCACCAGCGGATGTCTGCCGGCGGAAAGGTCGTGTTTTTGTCATCATCGAAGTGAATCCTGAGAGATAATCCAGCGCGAAAATCAGGGAGCTGTTTGAACCGTATAGAGCTGTCATCTGGCAGGTCTATGCGGCATTTCCCGTGCGCGTTTTTCTGAGGAGAATCCTGAAATAAAGAAATAAAAACAATAGTTTAGTATCAATTTTATGATGCAGATCAAATGCTCCCGTTCTTGGCCATGGTCAAAGATGGCGTCGGAAAACAACACGGCCGCGAAAGCGGTCAAAAAACTCCAATGCTGAAAGGAGCACCGCTGTGCAGACTATGAAAACAACAGGCGACGGGCAGTCAATCGGCCCCTCGGTCTGGCAGCTGATCGGGGCTGCGATTCTCGCCAATCGGCTTGTCATCGGATGGGTTTACTGGGGCGGCTTCTCGCGTCGTTTCATTTACGCAACACAGAAAATCGATCCGGAATCGCCCGGATATCTGGCCAACAAGCTGGTTCATGCAGCACCCGGAGTGCCGTTTGGCTTCGGAAACATCGTCCACTGGATGCTCGATCACGGGCTGCTTTTGCATATTTCCGTCATCAGCTTCAGCCTTGTTGAGCTAGTGGTCGGCGTCGGGCTTATGCTGGGTCTTGCCACGCGTTTCGTGTCGCTGATCGGCATGGGGCTTTCAGTCGTGCTGATGATCATATTCGGCTGGATGGGCACGACCTGCCTTGACGAGTGGACGATGGCGGCCTGCAGTTTTGCCATGACCTCGGTGACGCTGGTGACGGGCAGCGGGCCTTACTCGATCGACAACCTGTTCGTAAAATCCGGCCGTATTGAAAGGAAGCCCTGGCTTGCCTGGTTTACAAGCGGTCCGCTTCCCATAACGCCCAGCCGCTTTGTGACGATTACCGCGCTTTTGGGCGTTCTGTCTTTCGTCTTCACGGTGTTCTTCTATGGCTTCTTCTTCGATGGCATCTACAGCCCGCTCGGCAAGCGCTTCGACAACCTGCATCCCCGCGTCACGATGAGCGAGGGCGTGCTGACCAAGGATACGGCTTCGGTGCATGTTTATATGGATCGCGGGCCCGACACGCAGGGGGCCTACATTGTCCGTGCCACGCTTGCGGACAAGAACGGCACGGATCAGCCAGTCTTCGATTACGGCGTCGATGCGCTTACGATCAAGGACGTTCTCAATATCACGGATAACCGCTTCGCGCCTTATTCGACCTGCAAGGCGCTGGCCTACAGTGTTCGCTGCCAGCTCGGCAGCCAGGCGTTACTGAATTTTGCGGTTCCCGCAGGCGCCGATATCAACGGGGATATGGTGCTCACGCTGACCGATGTTGAAGGAAAGACCTTCACGGCGCCGCTTTCTGAGCGCTGACTTTAAGATAAAGATACACTGTTGGAATGTGGCGCGGCTGACGAGGTCGCGCCATTTCTGCATTCAGGGCGTCGATGCACATTCAGAGCGGCCTGACCGATACGCGAAAGCCCTGACCGTCGGCCGCGTTCTCGAAGGTGAGAGATGCGCCGAGACGCTTTGCTGCCATCGCGGCAATTGTCAGCCCGAGCCCCGTGCCGGATGCCTTGTTGTCGCGGCCGCGATAAAACCGGCGGGTCAGGAGATCGATATCCTCCTCCCGCACGCCCGGACCGTTATCTTCAACGGTTAGTCCATCTCCCTCAGGTGTCATGCGCCAGCGCACCTCGCCATTCGCGCCCGCGTGCTGAACCGCATTTTCCTGCAGGTTTCGAAAAATCAGATGCAGTGTTTCGGCATTTGTCTCGGCGCTGAACTGGTCCAGAGCCGGGTCGATGATCGTTTTGCCGCCTTCGGGCAGGCCTGCGATCACATCGCGCAGCACTTCACCGATAACCGTCGGCCCCCGGCTGATCTGCTCCGATCCGGCTTCGAGTCTCGCCAGTGTCAGCAACTGGCGGACCATGCGGTCGGTTCGGTCCACAGAGACAAGAATTTGCCTGAGGGCCTGATCGCGCATCGCGTCGTCTTTTGCAGCGCGCGCGACCTGCGCCTGCATGCGCAATCCAGCCAGCGGCGTTTTCAGTTCATGGGCCGCAAAGGCCGTCAGCTCACGCTCATGTCTGCGTGCTGCATCCACCTTGCCGAACAGGCCGTTGAGCGCATCCACCAGAGGCCGGACCTCGGACGGGGCGTCTTCGGCGTCAATCGCGCGCATGTCCTCGCCATCGCGGGCGGTAATGTCGCCGGCCATGCGGTTCAGCGGACGAAGGCCGCGCCCGAGGCTGAACCAGATCAGAAAGCCGAACACCGGAAGCACCAGCGCTGCGGGGATCAGCAGCCCCGCGACCAGATCGCGGACGAGGCGGTCGCGAAGGCCGACGCGGTCGCCGACGACCACCCGCACGCCCTTCTCGGGGTCGATGATGGTATAGACCCGCCACGCCTCGCCATTCACCTCGCGATCGCCGAAACCCTCCTCATTGAGCGCGATGCTCTCATCCGGTGCCCCGCTGGAGCGGGCCACAAGATTTCCGTCGAGCGACCAGATCTGACACGACAATTGTTTCTCATAATCAATCGGGGTGAATGCTCCGTTCTCCCGCGCTGCATCAATATTGCTGCCGGAGACCAGCGAGTGAACCATGCGGGCGGCCTCCTGAAGCCGGGTATCGAGCACATGCTGAACCTCGAAGCGGCTCCAGCTCGAAATCCAGATCACCGCGGCAACCCAGATGATGCCGGACGCGACGACAAGCAGAATGAAAAGACGGCGACGCAGGGAATTCATCGGTCTGGCCTCATGCGGTAACCAAGCCCGCGCACGGTTTCGATGCTGGTTTTGCCGATCTTGGCGCGCAGATTGTGGATGTGGACTTCGATGGCATTGCTTTCGACTTCTTCCTGCCAGCCATAGAGCCGGTCTTCCAGTTGCTGCCGGGAGCGGATAACACCCGGGCGCTCCATCAGCGCCATCAGGATCGCGAATTCGCGGCGCGACAGGACAATCTCCCGGCCTTCCACGGTCGCCAGCATCTTCGAAGGGTCGAGCGCCACGCCATTGGTGGTCAACACCGGCTCGGCCTGTCCGTGGCCGCGGCGCGTGACCGCGCGCAGGCGCGCCGCAAGCTCGTCCAGATCGAAGGGCTTGCCGATATAGTCATCGGCGCCGACATCGAGACCGCGAATCCGGTCCTCTGTTTCATCGAGCGCGGTCAGCATCAGCACGGGCGTCCGGTTCCCGGCCTGTCTGACATCCGCCAGCAGGTCGAGCCCGGAGCCGTCCGGCAGCATCAGGTCGAGGATGATCGCATCGTATGCACCGGCCTTTATGGCCGCAAGGGCGTCGGCGCAGGTCGCCACGGCGTCGACGGTGTAGCCGTTGAGCCTGAGGCCGACAGCAAGGCCATCGGCCAGAACCGGATCATCCTCAATCACGAGTATGCGCATGGACTGTCTTTCCGTTTGAACGCGCCCGTTGTTTTCCCGCCAACTTAAGGCTGACTTAAGCTGGCGGGATGATCTGACGCGCTGCTTTGATAATCAGGAATCGCAAATGGCTGCAATGATCCGGTTTCCGTTCTCCTGTTTCGTCGCCGTCCTGCTGCTTGTCGGCATGGCGTGCACCGCCTTCGCGCAGATGCCGCCGCCCGCCGACGACGTCTTCCGGCTTCAGGCCGCCCGCGACGGCAGCGGCACGGTAACGCTCGACTGGACGATCGCGCCGGGCACCTATCTCTATCGAGATAGCATCAAGGCAAGCGAGGGCGGGGAACCGGTTCCGCTCGCCTTGCCCGACGGCGTTCAAAAGGACGATCCGAATTTCGGCCATGTGGACGTCTATCACAACCATGTGGAGGCCGCGCTTCCGCAAGGGCTTGAAGCCGACAGGCTGACGGTGCGCTATCAGGGCTGCGCCGAACAGGGCATCTGCTATCCGCCGGTCGAAAAGACGATCGATATGGCGAGCCTTTCGATATCGGGGAGCGGCAACCGGCTGAGCGCCACCGCCACCCGATCCGGCCCGTGGCAAACGGCTTCAACTATTCGTCCTGCCGCTCTGGACACGAATGCTGCGGAAACCGGGCCGGACGAGACCGGGCGCGCAGCATCCTATCTCAACGGCAATGTATTCTTGATGGCGGCGGGCTTTCTCGGCTTCGGCCTTTTGTTGTCTCTGACCCCGTGCGTCTTCCCGATGGTCCCGATCCTGTCGGCCACTCTGGCCGGCGCAGGTACGAAGCTTTCCGCCGGACGCGGGTTCATCCTGTCGCTTTCCTATGTGCTGGCCATGGCCGCCGCCTATGCTCTGGTCGGTCTGGTCGCCGGTCTGTCGGGCGCCAATCTTCAGGCGGCACTCCAGACGCCCTGGGCACTCGGCCTTTCGGCGGCCGTGTTCATCGTGCTCGCGCTTGGCATGTTCGGCCTCTTCGAGCTTCAGTTGCCATCAGCGCTCACATCCCGTCTGGCCGGTCGCGGGCATGGCGGCTCCGTGGCGGGGGCCGCGGTTTTGGGCTTCGGCTCCGCGCTCATCATCGGGCCCTGCGTTACCCCGCCGCTGGCCGCAGCGATGCTTTATGCGATCAATACGGGCGAGGCCGCCAAGGGGGCTGCAGCACTCTTTGCCCTCGGTCTCGGCATGGGGTTGCCGCTGGTCGCCTTCGGCACCTTCGGCGCGCGTATCCTGCCGAAATCCGGCCCCTGGCTTGTGGCGATCCGTCAGGCCTTCGGCGTCGTGTTTCTGGGCGTGGCCGTGATGCTCGTCGCGCGGCTT
This sequence is a window from Martelella sp. AD-3. Protein-coding genes within it:
- a CDS encoding FAD-binding and (Fe-S)-binding domain-containing protein; translation: MKIAQGNHEAFLASVRTFMPHSDILEDEFSRITHGADASPYRLIPRAVLLVETEEQVVGVLEAANTYHVPLTFRAAGTSLSGQGVTDGILVKLGPNGWRQFEAREAGHSVRVGPALIGAHVNARLARHGRKIGPDPASIGAAMMGGIAANNSSGMCCGTEQNAYKTLKSMRVVLADGTRLDTGSAESRAAFSRDRKLLLQQISALAHEARTTPGLADLIRRKYRIKNTTGYSLNALIDFDDPIDILQQLLIGSEGTLAFISEMTLETVPEPPLKSAALVLFQDMHRACAAATRLKTAPVSAVEMMDSASLASVAGKPGIPMSFASLPAGTAALLVDLRATTSEQLEAQAALVGDLLKSFSPLEPVSFARDPATYANYWNVRKGLLPSVGGTRATGTTVIVEDIAVPIERLADAALALRSIFDRLEYRDAIIFGHALDGNIHFVFSQSFNTPADVKRYARLTEEITQLIAVRFEGSLKAEHGTGRAMAPFVELEWGKDAYALMLRIKAIFDPKGILSPGVVISDNPEIYLKALKALPSADPLIDKCIECGFCEPVCPSRAITATPRQRIVATRAMVNGTAATGEFGARYDYAAVDTCAGDGLCARSCPVGIDTGELMRSRRQDRRGGASQKLASAVEEHLALVITGAKAALGSADMAHRMLGSDGMANLTGQLRRLSGGRLPQWTPYLPTAATKAPTALDAGARNRPRIVLFSSCVNSTMGPARNAPDQRPLWQVMRSLLDRAGYDVALVTSSEGLCCGMPFQSKGFPVQADKSARSLEARLLEASRGGGDPVVSDTSPCTGQMAKQFSRVRPLDVTEALATLVLPKLEIRRKAESIALHATCSTRKLGQDQMLATLAAACAEEVVIPQEIECCGFAGDKGFDRPELNASALRTLRTQLPERCNVGYSTSRTCEIGLSTHSGRHYQSIAYLLDWASSDATSGN
- a CDS encoding Gfo/Idh/MocA family protein; protein product: MAIEATTETRAPRIRLGMVGGGSGAFIGAVHRIAARIDDHYDLVAGALSSTPEKSRQSGAELGLHPSRIYDDFKSMAIREARLKDGIEAVAIVTPNHMHYPAAIEFLKRGIHVICDKPLTSNLADAKKLVKAAEFSDALFILTHNYSGYPMVRQAREMVERGDLGEIRLIQMEYPQDWLAEPIEQTGNKQAEWRADPERSGVGGSTGDIGTHAYQLGCFISGLELDELAADVHTFVQGRQLDDNAHVMLRFKGGAKGMLWCSQVASGSENALKVRVYGTKGGLEWEQENPNYLWYTTLGEPKRLLTRGGAGAMNVAARVSRTPGGHPEGYLEGFATIYSEAARAIQAKRDGKTVDPAVLYPTVEDGLRGVTFVTACINSSKRNGAWVKV
- a CDS encoding transposase gives rise to the protein MKRGHGRWCGNEPPAIVYVFTETRAAYNAVETLEGFSGHLHVGGYAGYNPLTNKVRPEGPVGLIYCWAHVRRRFERVIEKDGSRVAKAIKKMIDDPNNIEKDYIGQSAAARIEARPKNANLSSTGFSESAKV
- a CDS encoding ATP-binding protein encodes the protein MNSLRRRLFILLVVASGIIWVAAVIWISSWSRFEVQHVLDTRLQEAARMVHSLVSGSNIDAARENGAFTPIDYEKQLSCQIWSLDGNLVARSSGAPDESIALNEEGFGDREVNGEAWRVYTIIDPEKGVRVVVGDRVGLRDRLVRDLVAGLLIPAALVLPVFGFLIWFSLGRGLRPLNRMAGDITARDGEDMRAIDAEDAPSEVRPLVDALNGLFGKVDAARRHERELTAFAAHELKTPLAGLRMQAQVARAAKDDAMRDQALRQILVSVDRTDRMVRQLLTLARLEAGSEQISRGPTVIGEVLRDVIAGLPEGGKTIIDPALDQFSAETNAETLHLIFRNLQENAVQHAGANGEVRWRMTPEGDGLTVEDNGPGVREEDIDLLTRRFYRGRDNKASGTGLGLTIAAMAAKRLGASLTFENAADGQGFRVSVRPL
- a CDS encoding TQO small subunit DoxD, yielding MKTTGDGQSIGPSVWQLIGAAILANRLVIGWVYWGGFSRRFIYATQKIDPESPGYLANKLVHAAPGVPFGFGNIVHWMLDHGLLLHISVISFSLVELVVGVGLMLGLATRFVSLIGMGLSVVLMIIFGWMGTTCLDEWTMAACSFAMTSVTLVTGSGPYSIDNLFVKSGRIERKPWLAWFTSGPLPITPSRFVTITALLGVLSFVFTVFFYGFFFDGIYSPLGKRFDNLHPRVTMSEGVLTKDTASVHVYMDRGPDTQGAYIVRATLADKNGTDQPVFDYGVDALTIKDVLNITDNRFAPYSTCKALAYSVRCQLGSQALLNFAVPAGADINGDMVLTLTDVEGKTFTAPLSER
- a CDS encoding sugar phosphate isomerase/epimerase; this translates as MKTIKGPGLFLAQFAGDAAPFNSWESITKWAADSGYKGVQVPTWDGRLFDLEKAASSRIYCDEIVGVAKENGVVITELSTHLQGQLVAVNPAYDEAFDGFAVESVRGNPKARQQWAVDQVKKALTASKNLGLTEMASFSGALCWPYFYPWPQRPAGLAETAFDELARRWQPILDHAEECGVDVCYEVHPGEDLHDGVTFEIFLERVKNHARANMLYDPSHYVLQCLDYIDHIDIYHERIKMVHVKDAEFNPTGRQGVYGGYQSWVNRAGRFRSPGDGQVDFGAIFSKLTAYDFSGWAVVEWECCLKHPEDGARAGAEFVKNHIIRVTEKAFDDFADGGTDEAANRGMLGIA
- a CDS encoding response regulator transcription factor — encoded protein: MRILVIEDDPVLADGLAVGLRLNGYTVDAVATCADALAAIKAGAYDAIILDLMLPDGSGLDLLADVRQAGNRTPVLMLTALDETEDRIRGLDVGADDYIGKPFDLDELAARLRAVTRRGHGQAEPVLTTNGVALDPSKMLATVEGREIVLSRREFAILMALMERPGVIRSRQQLEDRLYGWQEEVESNAIEVHIHNLRAKIGKTSIETVRGLGYRMRPDR
- the dsbD gene encoding protein-disulfide reductase DsbD yields the protein MAAMIRFPFSCFVAVLLLVGMACTAFAQMPPPADDVFRLQAARDGSGTVTLDWTIAPGTYLYRDSIKASEGGEPVPLALPDGVQKDDPNFGHVDVYHNHVEAALPQGLEADRLTVRYQGCAEQGICYPPVEKTIDMASLSISGSGNRLSATATRSGPWQTASTIRPAALDTNAAETGPDETGRAASYLNGNVFLMAAGFLGFGLLLSLTPCVFPMVPILSATLAGAGTKLSAGRGFILSLSYVLAMAAAYALVGLVAGLSGANLQAALQTPWALGLSAAVFIVLALGMFGLFELQLPSALTSRLAGRGHGGSVAGAAVLGFGSALIIGPCVTPPLAAAMLYAINTGEAAKGAAALFALGLGMGLPLVAFGTFGARILPKSGPWLVAIRQAFGVVFLGVAVMLVARLLPPPAALALWGATAIGLAVFAGAFDRLSAGSGWGQRAAKAGGLVTFIAGAVMLVGAAAGQRDPLKPLAFLASGPQPSHQVAETRVTASAAFDEALAGAGQTPVLVSFTADWCTICKSNEKIMAEPAIAARLQDVSMITVDVTRQNGDARALMDRFSVVGPPTLFLVDRDGREIGNSRITGAITPETISQNLSRAGA